In a single window of the Tigriopus californicus strain San Diego chromosome 2, Tcal_SD_v2.1, whole genome shotgun sequence genome:
- the LOC131892968 gene encoding uncharacterized protein LOC131892968, with amino-acid sequence MAPNGKRPGRGDPGGPIDGDLQQLKQLLPSLNTQRNASQVEIMQEAAKYIDHLQSNLICHIRTHGYPDRLKSFAAKSSYQDKDGIQTTLNSYLVGQGRRK; translated from the exons ATGGCTCCCAATGGAAAACGTCCCGGACGAGGAGATCCGGGTGGTCCAATTGACGGCGATCTCCAACAATTAAAGCAACTCCTCCCGTCATTAAACACGCAAAGAAATGCGTCACAG GTCGAGATCATGCAAGAGGCCGCCAAATACATTGATCACCTTCAGAGCAACCTGATCTGCCACATTCGCACCCACGGATATCCCGATCGTTTGAAGTCCTTTGCTGCGAAATCTTCCTATCAGGACAAAGATGGCATCCAGACAACGCTCAATTCCTACTTAGTCGGTCAAGGCAGACGGAAATGA
- the LOC131893144 gene encoding uncharacterized protein LOC131893144 isoform X2, which translates to MTCEDRVESKTLRDRKTRKRCHTKASRGNPPSDHMHQEPLDRELRLLQSLIPDISTKQEMSEIIDASVSYIEHLQSQLQKHDPTNVFGMVCFPHRLEPLDRDSDIENEVENGVLLPVPAKPLVSDILNQERGAKRRLDDQLDSLSKRRTRELQRLR; encoded by the exons ATGACTTGTGAGGATCGAGTGGAATCAAAAACACTTCGAGATCGAAAGACTCGTAAGAGATGTCATACCAAAGCGTCCCGTGGAAATCCTCCCTCCGATCACATGCATCAAGAGCCTTTGGACCGAGAGTTACGGTTACTTCAGTCGCTGATTCCAGACATTTCCACGAAACAGGAAATGAGCGAG ATCATCGATGCCAGTGTCAGTTATATCGAGCATCTTCAGAGCCAACTACAGAAGCATGATCCCACGAATGTGTTTGGAATGGTGTGTTTTCCTCATCGCCTGGAGCCGCTAGATCGGGATAGTGACATTGAAAACGAGGTAGAAAATGGAGTGCTGTTGCCCGTTCCTGCCAAGCCTCTTGTGAGTGACATTTTAAACCAAGAGAGAGGTGCAAAACGCAGATTGGACGACCAACTGGATAGTTTGTCAAAGCGAAGAACGCGGGAGCTTCAAAGGTTAAGATAA
- the LOC131893144 gene encoding uncharacterized protein LOC131893144 isoform X1: MTCEDRVESKTLRDRKTRKRCHTKASRGNPPSDHMHQEPLDRELRLLQSLIPDISTKQEMSELQIIDASVSYIEHLQSQLQKHDPTNVFGMVCFPHRLEPLDRDSDIENEVENGVLLPVPAKPLVSDILNQERGAKRRLDDQLDSLSKRRTRELQRLR; encoded by the exons ATGACTTGTGAGGATCGAGTGGAATCAAAAACACTTCGAGATCGAAAGACTCGTAAGAGATGTCATACCAAAGCGTCCCGTGGAAATCCTCCCTCCGATCACATGCATCAAGAGCCTTTGGACCGAGAGTTACGGTTACTTCAGTCGCTGATTCCAGACATTTCCACGAAACAGGAAATGAGCGAG TTACAGATCATCGATGCCAGTGTCAGTTATATCGAGCATCTTCAGAGCCAACTACAGAAGCATGATCCCACGAATGTGTTTGGAATGGTGTGTTTTCCTCATCGCCTGGAGCCGCTAGATCGGGATAGTGACATTGAAAACGAGGTAGAAAATGGAGTGCTGTTGCCCGTTCCTGCCAAGCCTCTTGTGAGTGACATTTTAAACCAAGAGAGAGGTGCAAAACGCAGATTGGACGACCAACTGGATAGTTTGTCAAAGCGAAGAACGCGGGAGCTTCAAAGGTTAAGATAA